A stretch of Apostichopus japonicus isolate 1M-3 chromosome 9, ASM3797524v1, whole genome shotgun sequence DNA encodes these proteins:
- the LOC139974288 gene encoding uncharacterized protein — protein sequence MAKFLGRQVCQSFLTVLTLWNSLGSEMVVASVGKQSSDSSYFVFQQPEYPRDCKEVLNTCSSTQNTSGVYLIKPDGYPEPFEAYCDNESNNGGWTVLQRRRLDSVNFNRNWQDFKNGFGFLGSEFWIGNEKLAFLTNQKVYQLRLEFENAAGQSYYVTYDQFRISDEWGQYQLSSVGTHGGTAESQLEWCPTNKTFSNETCERTCDDPDTCISSTSRTELEKCVCVGDYMIQGEDCIPQNQCSCFAADKGTVLMNGESYVNSGCTRRSICSKNQLTIEESYHCSDDATCDVRDGVRRCYCIDGYEGDGVTCTREVVPKDCQELYVDGSSDGVYTIYPDGWPSGIQVYCEMESNGGGWTVIQRRSSAPVDFYRTWAEYKTGFEHPRGDHWLGNDYIHAITNQKTYSLRIDLTDSRSSSYYALYSSFSISDDADKYRLSIGSYSGNTGYDAMSWHNNKPFSTRDQDNDEWSSYNCAEKHQGAWWFGYYYYYSHSYCHSHEYYCDYFPRGSSSSCANCAHSHLNGDYDGSTRGTNIFWTNLSGYDCGLQYTEMKIRPV from the exons ATGGCGAAATTTCTTGGGAGACAAGTTTGTCAAAGTTTCTTGACAGTGTTGACGTTATGGAATTCACTTGGATCAGAAATG gTCGTCGCAAGCGTCGGGAAACAATCATCAG ATTCgtcatactttgtttttcaacaacctgaATACCCAAGAGATTGCAAGGAAGTATTGAATACCTGCTCCTCTACCCAAAATACATCTGGCGTGTACCTCATCAAACCAGATGGATACCCAGAACCGTTTGAAGCTTACTGTGATAATGAATCCAATAAcggtggatggacg GTGTTACAGCGGCGACGACTGGATTCTGTAAATTTTAATAGGAATTGGCAAGACTTCAAAAACGGCTTTGGTTTTCTTGGCAGTGAGTTTTGGATTGGAAATGAGAAATTAGCTTTTCTAACGAACCAAAAAGTATACCAACTGAGATTGGAGTTTGAGAATGCTGCGGGACAGTCTTATTACGTAACATATGACCAAtttcgtatctcagatgaatggggACAATATCAACTCTCAAGCGTAGGAACTCACGGAGGAACAGCAG AATCTCAATTGGAATGGTGTCCAACGAATAAGACATTTTCCAATGAGACATGTGAGAGGACGTGCGATGACCCTGACACATGCATCTCTTCAACCTCTCGCACAGAACTAGAGAAATGTGTTTGTGTTGGTGATTACATGATTCAGGGTGAAGATTGCATTCCTCAGAACCAATGCAGCTGTTTCGCCGCTGACAAGGGGACTGTATTAATG AACGGCGAGTCTTACGTCAATTCAGGATGTACAAGAAGATCAATTTGTAGCAAAAACCAACTAACGATAGAAGAGAGTTACCACTGTAGTGATGACGCGACTTGTGATGTCAGAGATGGTGTTCGTAGATGTTACTGTATAGATGGCTACGAAGGAGACGGTGTTACGTGTACCCGCGAGGTTGTCCCAAAGGATTGCCAAGAGCTTTACGTTGATGGTAGTAGTGATGGAGTTTACACCATTTACCCTGATGGTTGGCCAAGCGGCATTCAGGtttactgtgagatggaaagtaacgggggaggatggacg gTAATTCAGCGACGATCAAGCGCCCCTGTTGATTTCTATCGTACCTGGGCTGAATACAAGACCGGATTTGAACATCCTAGAGGTGATCATTGGCTTGGTAATGATTACATACACGCAATTACCAACCAAAAAACATACAGTCTTCGGATAGACCTCACAGATTCAAGGAGTTCATCGTATTACGCCCTCTATTCCTCCTTCAGCATTAGTGATGATGCGGACAAATATCGACTATCAATTGGATCATATAGTGGAAATACAG GTTATGATGCTATGTCTTGGCACAACAACAAACCATTCAGCACACGTGACCAGGATAATGATGAGTGGAGTTCATATAACTGCGCTGAGAAGCATCAAGGAGCCTGGTGGTTcggttactattattattatagtcaTTCTTACTGCCATTCTCATGAATATTATTGCGATTATTTCCCTCGCGGAAGCAGCAGCAGCTGTGCTAATTGCGCTCATTCTCACCTCAACGGAGACTACGACGGCTCAACTCGAGGAACGAACATTTTCTGGACTAATCTTAGTGGATACGACTGCGGCCTACAATATACGGAGATGAAAATACGGCCGGTGTAG